From Alienimonas californiensis, a single genomic window includes:
- a CDS encoding histidine triad nucleotide-binding protein, which produces MSHEPTIFQKILDGEIPADVVLETEDCLAFRDVSPKAPVHVLVIPKKPLVNLADATDEDAALLGKCLRVCDAVAKQEGCGEAYRVVANTGVGAGQSVFHLHFHVMGGRDLGWPPG; this is translated from the coding sequence ATGTCGCACGAACCCACGATCTTCCAGAAGATTCTTGATGGGGAGATCCCCGCGGACGTGGTGCTGGAGACGGAGGACTGCCTCGCCTTCCGCGACGTGAGCCCGAAGGCGCCGGTGCACGTGCTGGTGATCCCCAAGAAGCCGCTGGTGAACCTCGCCGACGCGACGGATGAGGACGCCGCGCTGCTCGGCAAATGTCTGCGGGTCTGCGACGCGGTGGCGAAACAGGAGGGCTGCGGCGAGGCCTACCGGGTGGTCGCGAACACCGGCGTCGGGGCCGGGCAGAGCGTGTTCCACCTGCACTTCCACGTGATGGGCGGCCGGGACCTCGGCTGGCCGCCGGGGTGA
- a CDS encoding 3-keto-disaccharide hydrolase produces the protein MFRRSTLLAGLCLPALAATAVGFQEWKSGIEWKEPAIVTPGETAVAPPSDAIILFGGTDLSAFNGGEKWEVKHGVATAGGGTISTKQKFGDVQVHLEFRSPLEVEGQGQGRGNSGLYLMNRYEVQIMDSYENQTQFDSQAAALYKQSPPLVNACRPPGAWQTYDVLFEAPRFDENGVVVRPAYATVIHNGVAVQVRKQLNGATARNPRLGKRHVYEAHPLKESFNLQWHGDKVSFRNIWVRELELDRGETYPDA, from the coding sequence ATGTTCCGTCGCTCCACACTGCTCGCCGGCCTGTGCCTCCCGGCGCTCGCCGCCACCGCGGTCGGCTTTCAGGAGTGGAAAAGCGGGATCGAGTGGAAGGAGCCGGCGATCGTTACGCCCGGCGAGACCGCGGTCGCTCCGCCCTCGGACGCGATTATCCTGTTCGGCGGGACGGACCTCTCCGCCTTCAACGGCGGCGAGAAGTGGGAGGTGAAGCACGGCGTCGCCACCGCCGGCGGCGGGACCATCTCCACGAAGCAGAAGTTCGGCGACGTCCAGGTTCATCTCGAGTTCCGCAGCCCCCTGGAGGTGGAGGGCCAGGGGCAGGGCCGCGGCAACAGCGGGCTGTACCTGATGAACCGTTACGAGGTGCAGATCATGGACTCGTACGAGAACCAGACGCAGTTCGACAGTCAGGCCGCGGCTCTCTACAAGCAGTCCCCGCCGCTGGTGAACGCCTGCCGCCCGCCGGGCGCCTGGCAGACCTACGACGTGCTGTTCGAGGCCCCGCGGTTCGACGAGAACGGCGTCGTCGTCCGCCCGGCCTACGCGACCGTGATCCACAACGGCGTCGCCGTGCAGGTGCGGAAACAACTGAACGGCGCCACCGCCCGCAACCCGCGGCTCGGCAAGCGGCACGTCTACGAGGCGCACCCGCTGAAGGAGTCGTTCAACCTCCAGTGGCACGGCGACAAAGTCAGCTTCCGCAACATCTGGGTGCGCGAGTTGGAGCTGGATCGCGGCGAGACGTACCCGGACGCCTGA
- a CDS encoding transglutaminase-like domain-containing protein, with amino-acid sequence MLRFALPPFAALSLAAAALGLPAQFAPAQEESAPVAPAGSELNPAGETAWSVLTLGGEKIGWTRTTTAPLGDGPNAGTRTEQETSMEFQRFGQSIAMTVELETTESADGALRGFTLVTKNPGAAPTRAVGVREGDVLHLTTTVGGKESTRDVDLPADLKSPAYLDDVLTGDALTPGKPLSFKTYFPELGKVGTVTLTKAAAAEPVVTPTGERRSLTVVTVAQDVLPFPTTLYVDEEGESVFESMDFLGQKLLTYEVSQEEAVRAVFNKGADMGFDTLVAVDVVPNVHSTQQVVYRVTVEGAEATKLFLSTASQQVEPLKGTGEQAKITVVGLPVMREATAGVAPDLLKSTRYLQSDDPRVIEHAKAAAPEDASAGRIAEGCAEYVSRVLTDKNFSTALASAAEVAENLSGDCTEHSVLCAAMLRARGVPSRVCVGLVTIPGRGQMGGHMWVEALLDADGPAGPAEALWVPLDPTITGGAIGGGHLLLGRSDLSDDDASPVASFLPMLEVIGRLTVTVVESK; translated from the coding sequence ATGCTTCGTTTCGCCCTCCCGCCCTTCGCGGCGCTGTCGCTCGCCGCCGCCGCCCTGGGCCTCCCGGCACAGTTCGCCCCGGCCCAGGAGGAGTCCGCCCCGGTCGCCCCGGCGGGCAGTGAGCTGAACCCCGCGGGGGAGACCGCCTGGTCCGTCCTCACGCTCGGCGGGGAGAAGATCGGCTGGACCCGCACCACGACCGCTCCCCTCGGCGACGGCCCGAACGCCGGCACGCGGACGGAGCAAGAGACCAGCATGGAGTTCCAGCGGTTCGGCCAGTCGATCGCGATGACGGTCGAGTTGGAGACGACGGAGTCCGCCGACGGCGCTCTGCGGGGGTTCACCCTCGTCACCAAGAACCCCGGCGCCGCCCCGACGCGGGCCGTCGGCGTCCGCGAGGGCGACGTGCTGCACCTCACCACGACCGTCGGCGGCAAGGAGTCCACCCGTGACGTCGACTTGCCGGCCGACCTGAAAAGCCCCGCCTACCTCGACGACGTGCTCACCGGCGACGCCCTCACGCCGGGGAAGCCGCTCAGCTTCAAAACGTACTTCCCGGAACTGGGAAAGGTGGGCACCGTCACGCTGACAAAGGCCGCCGCCGCGGAGCCGGTCGTCACGCCGACGGGCGAACGCCGTTCGCTCACGGTGGTGACGGTCGCCCAGGACGTGCTGCCCTTCCCGACCACGCTGTACGTGGACGAGGAGGGCGAGTCGGTGTTCGAGTCGATGGACTTCCTCGGCCAGAAGCTGCTGACCTACGAGGTGAGCCAGGAGGAAGCCGTGCGGGCCGTCTTCAATAAGGGCGCCGACATGGGCTTCGACACCCTCGTCGCCGTGGACGTGGTGCCGAACGTCCACAGCACGCAGCAGGTCGTCTACCGGGTGACCGTCGAGGGGGCCGAGGCGACGAAGCTGTTTCTGTCGACGGCTTCCCAACAGGTCGAGCCCCTGAAGGGGACCGGCGAACAGGCCAAGATCACGGTGGTCGGTCTGCCGGTCATGCGGGAGGCGACCGCGGGGGTCGCCCCGGACCTGCTCAAGTCGACCCGCTACCTGCAGAGCGACGATCCGCGGGTGATCGAACACGCGAAGGCCGCGGCCCCGGAGGACGCCTCCGCCGGGCGGATTGCCGAGGGCTGTGCGGAGTACGTGAGCCGGGTGCTGACGGACAAGAACTTCAGCACCGCCCTGGCCAGCGCCGCGGAGGTCGCGGAGAACCTTTCCGGCGACTGCACGGAGCACAGCGTGCTGTGCGCCGCGATGCTGCGGGCCCGCGGCGTGCCCAGCCGGGTCTGCGTGGGACTGGTGACGATCCCCGGCCGCGGGCAGATGGGCGGGCACATGTGGGTCGAGGCCCTGCTGGACGCCGACGGCCCCGCCGGCCCGGCCGAGGCGCTGTGGGTGCCGCTGGACCCGACGATCACCGGCGGGGCGATCGGCGGCGGGCACCTGCTGCTCGGCCGCAGCGACCTGAGTGACGACGACGCCTCCCCGGTCGCCAGTTTCCTGCCGATGCTGGAAGTGATCGGCCGTCTGACCGTGACAGTCGTCGAGTCGAAATGA
- a CDS encoding Nramp family divalent metal transporter yields the protein MRTESSDSAVRTADPTEPPTTLLGTLKHLGPGVIIAGAIVGSGELFATTGTGARVGIGLLWLILLGCAIKVFVQVELGRAAVATGRTTLDLLNRVPGPRVPTGARFSDGTARAVNWVVLLWAAMMLTQLGQVGGLAGGVGQAMHLALPGLGEHGPALWATLAGILTAALLWGGRYRLIQALSAVLVAAFTALTVGNAVALQSTPEFALPTGDLLAGLNPLNDLVDAPDAVFIALAAFGLIGVGATELVAYPYWCLEKGYARFAGVRPNEASAETPAWTARAKGWMRVMRADAFAALVVYTVSTVAFYLIGAAVLHPTGVHPQGSETISALASAYEPVFGKEAGWLFLAGAVAVLYSTLLIATAANARMWADGARVAGWLRDDEGTYRFAVKILSVLLTAISVGLFVFVSSDPVLLVVIGGVAQSLLLPVLGVAALWMRFRVAPPGLRPGAVWTACLFLSVAGLALAGAFGGYTAAMKLIEWLNAAV from the coding sequence GTGCGGACCGAATCGAGCGATTCGGCGGTCCGCACAGCGGACCCTACAGAACCGCCGACGACGCTGCTCGGCACGCTGAAGCACCTGGGGCCGGGGGTGATCATCGCCGGGGCGATCGTGGGCAGCGGAGAGCTGTTCGCCACAACCGGGACCGGGGCGCGGGTGGGGATCGGGCTGCTCTGGCTGATCCTGCTGGGGTGCGCGATCAAGGTGTTCGTGCAGGTGGAACTCGGCCGGGCGGCGGTGGCGACGGGGCGGACGACGCTCGATCTGCTCAACCGCGTCCCCGGCCCCCGAGTGCCCACCGGCGCCCGGTTCTCCGATGGGACGGCGCGGGCGGTGAACTGGGTCGTCCTGCTGTGGGCGGCGATGATGCTCACCCAGCTCGGGCAGGTCGGCGGGCTGGCCGGCGGCGTGGGGCAGGCGATGCACCTCGCGCTGCCGGGCCTGGGAGAACATGGCCCGGCGCTGTGGGCGACGCTCGCCGGCATCCTGACCGCGGCGCTGCTGTGGGGCGGGCGGTATCGGCTGATTCAGGCCCTCTCCGCCGTGCTGGTCGCGGCGTTCACGGCCCTGACGGTGGGCAACGCCGTCGCCCTGCAATCCACCCCGGAGTTCGCCCTGCCGACCGGCGACCTGCTGGCCGGGCTGAACCCGCTGAACGACCTCGTCGACGCCCCGGACGCCGTGTTCATCGCCCTCGCCGCGTTCGGGCTGATCGGCGTGGGAGCGACGGAGCTGGTCGCCTACCCCTACTGGTGTCTGGAGAAGGGATATGCTCGCTTCGCCGGCGTCCGGCCGAACGAAGCGTCTGCGGAGACCCCGGCCTGGACGGCCCGGGCGAAGGGCTGGATGCGGGTGATGCGGGCGGACGCCTTCGCGGCGCTGGTCGTCTACACCGTCAGCACGGTGGCGTTCTACCTGATCGGGGCGGCAGTCCTGCACCCGACCGGCGTGCACCCGCAGGGGAGCGAGACGATCTCGGCCCTCGCCTCCGCCTACGAGCCGGTCTTCGGGAAGGAGGCCGGTTGGCTGTTCCTCGCCGGGGCGGTGGCGGTGCTGTACTCGACGCTGCTGATCGCCACCGCCGCGAACGCCCGGATGTGGGCCGACGGCGCCCGCGTCGCCGGTTGGTTGCGGGACGACGAGGGAACGTATCGCTTCGCGGTGAAGATTCTGTCCGTGCTGCTGACGGCGATCAGCGTGGGGCTGTTCGTCTTCGTCAGTTCCGACCCGGTGCTGCTGGTCGTGATCGGCGGGGTCGCCCAGAGCCTGCTGCTCCCCGTGCTGGGGGTCGCCGCCCTTTGGATGCGATTCCGCGTCGCCCCGCCGGGCCTGCGGCCGGGGGCGGTCTGGACCGCCTGCCTGTTCCTCAGCGTCGCGGGGCTGGCGCTGGCGGGGGCCTTCGGCGGGTACACCGCGGCGATGAAGCTCATCGAGTGGCTGAACGCCGCCGTTTGA
- a CDS encoding MATE family efflux transporter encodes MPLHAAVLTLAWPVLGEQILGFGVGLFDTWLSGRISSGATAAVGLAAYVAWLATMLFGVVSVGATAIVARHWGAGETARANAVANRVLGLGLIAGGLYYALIWPLAPYFAAGLRLEGETFDIAVRYLRIDGLGQVITAMSLAGFAALRGAGDMTTPLILGAGMNLLNAAASWAFVYGVEAIGLPACGANGIVYGTVAARTFGGLALLATLASGSTRLRLLAAELLPDRATTARVLKIGLPAAVDGAIRWAGHFVFLALIAGLPLTAAAGVGSAADDDGETTFAAHIVAVRLEAITYLPSVAWGAAAATIVGQSLGAKRLRRAKAVGHVAAGQCAALGALISALFLLAAEPLVGFMHLDPAVRAEAAPALRALALCQIPLTGSIVYVTALRGAGETRVPLLLTLAGMYGLRLPLAWVGGVWLGWGLPGAYLGMFGDVAFRATAGGIWYRVGGWWRKEV; translated from the coding sequence ATGCCGTTGCACGCCGCGGTGCTGACGCTGGCCTGGCCGGTGCTGGGGGAGCAGATTCTGGGGTTCGGGGTCGGGCTGTTCGATACCTGGCTCAGCGGGCGGATCAGCTCCGGGGCGACGGCGGCGGTGGGGCTGGCGGCGTACGTCGCCTGGCTGGCGACAATGCTGTTCGGCGTGGTCAGCGTCGGCGCCACCGCGATCGTCGCCCGTCACTGGGGCGCCGGCGAGACCGCCCGGGCCAACGCCGTGGCGAACCGCGTGCTCGGTCTGGGACTGATCGCGGGGGGCCTCTACTACGCCCTGATCTGGCCGCTCGCCCCGTACTTCGCCGCGGGGCTGCGGTTGGAGGGGGAAACGTTCGACATCGCCGTCCGCTACCTGCGGATCGACGGGCTGGGGCAGGTGATCACCGCGATGAGCCTCGCCGGGTTCGCCGCCCTGCGGGGGGCCGGGGATATGACCACGCCGCTGATCCTCGGGGCGGGGATGAACCTGCTGAACGCCGCCGCCAGTTGGGCGTTCGTCTACGGCGTGGAGGCGATCGGCCTGCCGGCGTGCGGGGCGAACGGGATCGTGTACGGCACCGTCGCGGCCCGCACCTTCGGCGGGTTGGCCCTGTTGGCGACGCTGGCCAGCGGTTCGACCCGACTCCGGCTGCTCGCCGCGGAGCTGCTGCCGGACCGTGCGACCACCGCCCGCGTGCTGAAGATCGGTCTGCCGGCCGCGGTCGACGGGGCGATCCGCTGGGCCGGTCACTTCGTGTTCCTGGCCCTGATCGCCGGCCTGCCCCTCACTGCGGCAGCGGGGGTGGGCTCGGCGGCGGATGACGACGGGGAGACGACCTTCGCCGCCCACATCGTCGCGGTGCGGCTGGAGGCGATCACGTATCTCCCGTCGGTCGCGTGGGGGGCGGCGGCGGCGACGATCGTGGGGCAGAGCCTCGGGGCGAAGCGGCTGCGGCGGGCGAAGGCCGTCGGGCACGTCGCCGCGGGGCAGTGCGCGGCGCTGGGGGCACTCATCAGCGCCCTGTTCCTGCTGGCCGCGGAGCCGCTGGTGGGCTTCATGCACCTCGACCCAGCGGTGCGGGCCGAGGCCGCCCCGGCGCTGCGGGCGCTGGCCCTCTGCCAGATCCCGCTGACCGGCAGCATCGTCTACGTCACCGCGTTGCGGGGGGCGGGGGAGACGCGCGTCCCGCTGCTGCTCACGCTGGCGGGGATGTACGGCCTGCGGTTGCCGCTGGCGTGGGTCGGCGGCGTGTGGCTGGGCTGGGGGCTGCCGGGGGCGTATCTGGGGATGTTCGGCGACGTCGCGTTCCGGGCGACGGCGGGGGGGATCTGGTACCGCGTCGGCGGGTGGTGGCGGAAGGAGGTCTGA
- a CDS encoding Maf family protein translates to MSGAEPPAPPPLILASTSPYRAMLLDRLGVSYTQQSPGVDEEAVTAALSISKPADPAALAERLAVLKAEAVAERNPQAACLGSDQVAVAGGEIVSKPGTPERALAQLIAARDGGLSLFCGVALAGPGERRRATVVRSDLVLHPLSDDRLRAYVAKVNPVNCAGSFKLEEPGGLALFERIDAADWTAVIGLPLLTVAAWLRDAGHDLP, encoded by the coding sequence ATGAGCGGGGCCGAACCACCTGCCCCGCCGCCGCTGATCCTCGCCAGCACCTCGCCCTACCGGGCCATGCTGCTGGACCGCCTCGGCGTGTCGTACACGCAGCAGTCGCCCGGTGTCGACGAGGAGGCGGTGACGGCGGCCCTGTCCATATCGAAACCGGCGGACCCCGCCGCCCTCGCCGAACGTCTCGCCGTGTTGAAGGCGGAGGCGGTGGCGGAGCGAAACCCGCAGGCCGCCTGCCTCGGCAGCGATCAGGTCGCGGTGGCGGGGGGCGAGATCGTCTCCAAGCCCGGCACGCCGGAGCGGGCACTGGCCCAGTTGATCGCCGCCCGCGACGGCGGGCTGAGCCTGTTCTGCGGCGTCGCCCTCGCCGGCCCCGGCGAGCGGCGGCGGGCGACCGTGGTGCGGTCCGACCTCGTCCTGCACCCGCTCTCCGACGACCGCTTGCGGGCCTACGTGGCGAAGGTGAACCCGGTCAACTGCGCCGGCAGCTTCAAGCTCGAAGAGCCCGGCGGACTGGCGCTGTTCGAGCGGATCGACGCCGCCGACTGGACCGCCGTCATCGGCCTCCCGCTGCTCACCGTCGCCGCGTGGCTGCGAGACGCGGGGCACGACCTCCCTTGA
- a CDS encoding 3-keto-disaccharide hydrolase, producing the protein MLRSRVLLSGLCVPLLAATAVGFQEWKSGIKWEEPKVVTPGETAADPPSDAIILFGGTDLSAWEGADKWKIEHGVATVNGGTIKTKQSFGDCQVHLEFRSPAEVKGSGQGRGNSGLHLMEQYEVQILDSYDNTTYYDGQASSIYKQSPPLVNASRPPGTWQTYDILFEAPKFDEHGALVRPAYVTVLHNGVATQVHQEILGGTAWHKPPSYDSKAEKAPMTLQWHNNPVSFRNIWVRELELDRGEQYPDA; encoded by the coding sequence ATGCTTCGTTCCCGCGTGTTGCTCTCCGGCCTGTGCGTTCCGCTGCTCGCCGCGACCGCGGTCGGCTTTCAGGAATGGAAAAGCGGCATCAAGTGGGAGGAGCCGAAGGTCGTCACCCCCGGCGAGACCGCCGCGGACCCGCCCTCGGACGCGATCATCCTGTTCGGCGGCACCGATTTGTCGGCGTGGGAAGGCGCCGACAAATGGAAGATCGAGCACGGCGTCGCCACGGTGAACGGCGGCACGATTAAGACGAAGCAGTCGTTCGGCGACTGCCAGGTGCATCTGGAGTTCCGCAGCCCCGCCGAGGTGAAAGGCAGCGGGCAGGGCCGCGGCAACAGCGGGCTGCACCTGATGGAGCAGTACGAGGTGCAGATCCTCGACTCCTACGACAACACCACCTACTACGACGGGCAGGCCTCCTCAATCTACAAGCAGAGCCCGCCGCTGGTGAACGCCTCCCGCCCGCCGGGCACCTGGCAGACCTACGACATCCTCTTTGAAGCCCCGAAATTCGACGAGCACGGCGCGCTCGTCCGGCCGGCGTACGTCACCGTGCTGCACAACGGCGTCGCCACGCAGGTGCATCAGGAGATCCTCGGCGGCACCGCCTGGCACAAGCCGCCCAGCTACGACAGCAAGGCGGAGAAGGCCCCGATGACCCTCCAGTGGCACAACAACCCGGTCAGCTTTCGCAACATCTGGGTGCGCGAGTTGGAACTGGACCGCGGCGAGCAGTACCCGGACGCCTGA
- the trpE gene encoding anthranilate synthase component I, with translation MPAPHAQRHTPNRETFLAMAEGVDQVEDEGDRTVLVPVFRRLTADALTPVAAYQKLRWGGRGFLFESVVGGEKIGRYSFVGADPFLTIEARPIGEGRHEVTLRGSDGEGGTSVQTFERKDPLAQLESLLAEYRILTPPGLRPGALPAFRGGAVGYAGYDTVRYVERLPNAPKDDRGLPDMQFGLYDRLVVFDHISKTILVVAHAEASAADPAASYDAACRKVDEAVRQLQQGTVDLPITDIDPVAAAPGPAPESNMTREAFEEAVRQGKEYIAAGDVFQFVPSQRFRRETHARPLDIYRALRVVNPSPFMFLLDGPDCTLIGASPEIMVRVETAPDATPEDHKRDVTIRPLAGTRRRGTTPAEDDALAAELLADPKERAEHVMLIDLARNDVGRVSRFGSVRLTDVMEVERYSHVMHLTSNVTGTLKPGLTALDALRSGLPAGTVSGAPKVRAMEIIDELEPHRRGPYGGAVGYVDFGGDMDVCIALRTMVMIGQTVDVQAGCGVVADSDPSLEYEETVHKARALLRAIDVAEGQL, from the coding sequence TGGCCGAGGGCGTCGATCAGGTTGAGGACGAAGGCGACCGGACTGTCCTCGTGCCCGTCTTCCGGCGGTTGACGGCGGACGCCCTCACCCCGGTGGCGGCCTATCAGAAGCTCCGCTGGGGCGGGCGGGGATTTTTGTTTGAATCGGTGGTCGGCGGGGAAAAGATCGGCCGGTACAGCTTCGTCGGTGCCGACCCGTTCCTGACGATCGAGGCCCGACCAATTGGGGAGGGGCGGCACGAAGTTACGCTCCGCGGTTCCGACGGCGAGGGCGGAACCTCGGTCCAGACGTTCGAGCGGAAGGACCCGCTCGCCCAGTTGGAGAGCCTGCTGGCGGAGTACCGCATCCTCACGCCGCCCGGGCTGCGACCCGGGGCGTTGCCGGCGTTTCGGGGCGGGGCCGTCGGCTATGCGGGGTACGACACCGTCCGCTACGTCGAACGCCTGCCGAACGCTCCGAAAGACGACCGCGGTCTACCGGACATGCAGTTCGGCCTGTACGACCGGCTGGTGGTCTTTGATCACATTTCGAAGACGATCCTCGTCGTCGCTCATGCCGAGGCGAGCGCCGCCGACCCCGCCGCCAGTTACGACGCGGCCTGCCGAAAGGTCGACGAGGCCGTGCGGCAACTCCAACAGGGGACGGTGGACCTGCCGATCACGGACATCGACCCGGTCGCGGCCGCCCCGGGGCCGGCGCCGGAGAGCAATATGACCCGGGAGGCCTTTGAGGAGGCGGTGCGGCAGGGCAAGGAGTACATCGCCGCCGGGGACGTGTTCCAGTTCGTGCCCAGTCAGCGCTTCCGCCGGGAGACGCACGCCCGGCCGCTGGACATCTACCGGGCCCTGCGGGTGGTGAACCCGAGCCCGTTCATGTTCCTGCTCGACGGGCCGGACTGCACGCTGATCGGGGCGAGTCCGGAGATCATGGTGCGGGTCGAAACCGCCCCCGACGCCACCCCGGAGGATCACAAGCGGGACGTGACGATCCGCCCGCTGGCCGGCACCCGCCGACGGGGGACGACCCCGGCGGAGGACGACGCCCTCGCCGCCGAACTGTTGGCAGACCCCAAGGAGCGGGCGGAGCACGTCATGCTGATCGACCTCGCCCGTAACGACGTCGGCCGGGTGAGCCGGTTCGGCTCGGTCCGGCTGACGGACGTGATGGAGGTCGAGCGCTACAGCCACGTGATGCACCTCACCTCCAACGTCACCGGCACGCTCAAGCCGGGGCTGACGGCGCTGGACGCCCTCCGCAGCGGCCTGCCCGCCGGCACGGTGTCCGGGGCACCGAAGGTGCGGGCCATGGAGATCATCGACGAACTCGAACCGCACCGCCGCGGGCCGTACGGCGGGGCCGTGGGCTACGTGGACTTCGGCGGCGACATGGACGTCTGCATCGCCCTGCGGACGATGGTGATGATCGGCCAGACCGTCGACGTGCAGGCCGGCTGCGGGGTCGTCGCCGACAGCGATCCGAGCCTCGAATACGAGGAGACGGTGCACAAAGCCCGGGCCCTGCTGCGGGCGATCGACGTGGCGGAGGGGCAGCTATGA
- a CDS encoding trypsin-like peptidase domain-containing protein — MIHTDSPLAACGSAPFGTGAVGTVACGSAPASAVGIATSRVGVAAYLTLLALLCGAPRSSAQTPDYAAVSRISPTVAAVRRAAPSVLNLHSVKTTYDDEPVFGSRKPRKVNGMGTAIVVDPRGYLLTNHHVVDGVESLRATDESGASYVARTLSVDPQHDLALVKIDADNLPVMPLGTSCDLMRGETVIAIGNAFGYEHTVSKGIISQLFRDVEVTETQSYRNLIQTDASINPGNSGGPLINVRGEVIGINVAIRAGAQRIGFAIPIDDAREVLAQLMSVERLENRTHGALFSDRKTPETKQAVVARVDPRSPAGRGADGQGGLNRGDVVERVGRTPVEDAADFERALLGVRPGETVTLTVLRDGSRVPVALSLPGAGRAVAQAPSQTRQIAARTAAVRTVELPGKAELTAKRATADDAVQRFEARSGCKVERVAAAPGERLAEFGYKGGYRVAEVRSGGPADRALIKTGDILLGLHDFSTLIPADFAYILNLAADDGVKMLRCDILRGGDRLYTFLKLDEE, encoded by the coding sequence ATGATTCACACCGATTCACCGCTCGCCGCGTGCGGCTCCGCTCCCTTTGGGACCGGCGCCGTCGGGACTGTCGCCTGCGGGTCCGCCCCGGCGAGCGCCGTCGGAATCGCGACGTCCCGCGTCGGCGTCGCCGCCTACCTCACCCTGTTGGCGTTGCTCTGCGGAGCGCCGCGGAGCAGTGCCCAGACGCCGGACTACGCCGCCGTCTCCCGCATCTCCCCCACGGTCGCGGCCGTGCGGCGGGCGGCGCCGAGCGTGCTGAACCTGCATTCCGTCAAAACGACGTACGACGACGAGCCCGTCTTCGGCTCCCGCAAGCCCCGCAAGGTGAACGGGATGGGCACGGCGATCGTGGTCGATCCGCGGGGGTATCTGCTCACCAACCACCACGTCGTCGACGGGGTGGAGAGCCTGCGGGCGACGGACGAATCCGGCGCCAGCTACGTGGCCCGCACGCTGTCGGTCGATCCGCAGCACGACCTGGCGCTGGTGAAGATCGACGCCGACAACCTCCCCGTGATGCCGCTGGGCACCAGCTGCGACCTGATGCGGGGCGAAACGGTCATCGCCATCGGCAACGCCTTCGGCTACGAACACACCGTCTCCAAGGGCATCATCTCCCAGTTGTTCCGCGACGTGGAAGTCACGGAGACGCAGAGCTACCGGAACCTCATTCAGACCGACGCCAGCATCAACCCGGGGAACAGCGGCGGGCCGCTGATCAACGTGCGGGGCGAGGTGATCGGCATCAACGTCGCCATCCGGGCCGGCGCCCAGCGGATCGGGTTCGCCATCCCCATCGACGACGCCCGCGAGGTGCTGGCCCAGTTGATGAGCGTCGAACGGCTGGAGAACCGCACCCACGGGGCCCTGTTCTCCGACCGCAAAACGCCCGAGACCAAGCAGGCGGTGGTGGCCCGGGTCGATCCCCGCAGCCCGGCGGGCCGCGGGGCGGACGGCCAGGGCGGGCTGAACCGCGGCGACGTGGTGGAACGGGTCGGCCGCACCCCGGTCGAGGACGCCGCCGACTTCGAGCGGGCCCTGCTGGGCGTGCGGCCCGGCGAAACGGTGACGCTGACCGTCCTGCGGGACGGGAGCCGGGTGCCGGTCGCCCTGAGCCTGCCGGGCGCCGGCCGGGCCGTCGCCCAGGCACCGAGCCAGACGCGGCAGATCGCCGCCCGCACCGCCGCGGTGCGGACGGTGGAGCTGCCCGGCAAGGCGGAACTGACCGCGAAGAGGGCGACCGCGGACGACGCGGTGCAACGGTTCGAGGCCCGCTCCGGCTGCAAGGTGGAACGGGTGGCCGCCGCCCCGGGCGAACGGCTGGCGGAGTTCGGCTACAAGGGCGGCTACCGCGTCGCCGAGGTCCGCTCCGGCGGCCCGGCCGACCGGGCGCTGATCAAAACCGGCGACATCCTGCTGGGCCTGCACGACTTCAGCACGCTGATCCCCGCGGACTTCGCCTACATCCTCAACCTCGCCGCCGACGACGGCGTGAAGATGCTCCGCTGCGACATCCTCCGCGGCGGCGACCGGCTCTACACCTTCCTCAAGCTGGACGAGGAATAG
- a CDS encoding TadE/TadG family type IV pilus assembly protein has translation MLRLSHPHRTRRRRGAALVEAAVVLPIFFLAILAIVEFGRAMMVGQLVTNAAREGARQAILYGSDDDEVREHVTTFLQNAADVPAEHVGVEITVSSGPNREGAAPQSVVDAESGDRVTVRVTVPWDEASWGMLRWLGGESFRGEATMRHE, from the coding sequence ATGCTCCGCCTGTCACACCCTCATCGCACACGTCGCCGCCGCGGGGCGGCGCTGGTCGAGGCGGCGGTCGTGCTGCCGATCTTTTTCCTGGCCATCCTGGCGATCGTGGAGTTCGGCCGGGCGATGATGGTCGGCCAGTTGGTGACGAACGCCGCCCGCGAGGGCGCCCGCCAGGCGATCCTCTACGGCAGCGACGACGACGAGGTCCGCGAGCACGTCACGACCTTCCTGCAGAACGCCGCGGACGTCCCGGCGGAGCACGTGGGCGTGGAGATCACGGTGAGTTCCGGCCCGAACCGCGAGGGCGCCGCCCCGCAGAGCGTCGTCGACGCCGAGAGCGGCGACCGCGTCACGGTGCGGGTCACCGTGCCCTGGGACGAGGCCAGTTGGGGCATGCTCCGCTGGCTGGGCGGCGAGAGCTTCCGCGGCGAAGCCACGATGCGGCACGAGTGA